A portion of the Apus apus isolate bApuApu2 chromosome 3, bApuApu2.pri.cur, whole genome shotgun sequence genome contains these proteins:
- the LOC127382910 gene encoding serine protease 55-like — protein MAKAKPKPLGNHLRIWHPTVMSAEASGMRDVTSWLPQQRAALPLVTKWNGEDDLSSTALNVVEENDRQSGTTDSPIAYTHIECGLRPAYESILSIDKSITEGRYAKDGEFPWHVSIQSNGKHICGGTVISALWVLTAARCFAEEVPPDLIVVMGGTDLELPLEEYQLDRLILHENFNKTSLQNDIALILLRSPIEFSSKKIPVCLPFMYDTDMWQHCWVTGWGTTSAVSGSRQLQKTQMKLISREHCSDRILLLGDNMLCAEVQRAEERTCQVDSGGPLVCSYWNTMKWFQVGIVSWAEDCAEKPNLDVLMSVYHYVGWIENQTATTGKPFFVEGVDKRSSVAFEAITHCPIARLILDEQPTKNGERSYPEIWQHAEDFGENSVSLKDMACNVPLGNKFKCETLEALASGSIP, from the exons ATGGCTAAAGCAAAACCCAAGCCTCTTGGAAATCACCTTAGGATATGGCACCCAACTGTGATGTCAGCAGAAGCGAGTGGAATGCGTGACGTCACTTCCTGGTTGCCCCAGCAAAGAGCTGCATTGCCTTTGGTGACCAAATGGAATGGGGAAGATGAcctgagcagcactgctctgaaTGTTGTCGAAGA AAATGACCGGCAGAGCGGAACGACTGATAGCCCTATAGCATATACACATATTG AGTGTGGCCTCCGACCAGCTTACGAGTCCATTCTGAGTATTGACAAGAGCATCACAGAGGGGAGGTATGCCAAGGATGGAGAGTTCCCATGGCATGTGAGCATCCAGAGCAATGGGAAGCATATCTGTGGAGGCACCGTGATCAGCGCGCTGTGGGTTTTAACTGCGGCCCGTTGCTTTGCAGAAGAAGT ACCACCAGATCTCATTGTTGTAATGGGAGGAACTGACCTCGAGTTGCCTCTGGAAGAATATCAGCTGGACAGATTGATCCTCCATGAAAACTTCAACAAAACGAGCTTGCAAAATGATATTGCACTGATCCTGCTCAGGTCTCCCATCGAGTTCAGCAGTAAGAAAATCCCCGTCTGCTTGCCCTTCATGTATGACACCGACATGTGGCAACACTGCTGGGTTACTGGGTGGGGAACCACAAGTGCAG TCTCCG GGTCCCgccagctgcagaaaacacagatgaAGCTCATCAGCAGGGAGCACTGCTCGGACCggatcctgctgctgggggacaACATGCTGTGTGCTGAGGTGCAGAGAGCAGAAGAACGTACTTGCCAG GTGGACAGTGGGGGACCTCTGGTTTGCAGCTACTGGAACACCATGAAGTGGTTTCAGGTCGGCATTGTCAGCTGGGCAGAAGATTGTGCAGAAAAGCCAAACCTTGATGTCTTGATGTCTGTTTACCACTATGTGGGCTGGATTGAGAATCAGACAGCCACAACAGGGAAACCTTTCTTCGTTGAAGGTGTGGATAAACGTTCAAGTGTCGCA tttgAAGCCATCACCCATTGTCCTATTGCAAGACTGATACTGGATGAGCAGCCCACAAAGAACGGTGAGAGATCATACCCTGAGATCTGGCAGCATGCAGAGGATTTTGGAGAGAATTCTGTTTCTCTGAAGGACATGGCATGCAATGTTCCTCTGGGAAACAAGTTCAAATGTGAGACATTGGAGGCACTTGCAAGTGGCAGCATCCCCTGA